The following proteins are co-located in the Vigna unguiculata cultivar IT97K-499-35 chromosome 9, ASM411807v1, whole genome shotgun sequence genome:
- the LOC114162980 gene encoding auxin response factor 19-like, with amino-acid sequence MKAPPNGYLPNSGEGERKTINSELWHACAGPLVSLPPVGSLVVYFPQGHSEQVAASMQKEADFVPSYPNLPSKLICMLHNVALHADPETDEVYAQMTLQPVTKYDKEAILASDMGLKQNQQPTEFFCKTLTASDTSTHGGFSVPRRAAEKIFPLLDFSMQPPAQEIVAKDLHDSTWTFRHIYRGQPKRHLLTTGWSVFVSTKRLFAGDSVLFIRDEKQQLLLGIKRANRQQPALSSSVISSDSMHIGILAAAAHAASNNSPFTIFYNPRASPAEFVIPLAKYNKALYNQVSLGMRFRMMFETEESGVRRHMGTITGISDLDPVRWKSSQWRNLQVGWDESTAGERPSRVSIWDIEPVVTPFYICPPPFFRPKFPKQPGMPDDDSDIENAFKRAMPWLGDDIGMKDASSSIFPGLSLVQWMSMQQNNQFSAAQSGFMPPSMLSSNTLHGNLPTDDPSKLLNFQAPVLSAPNLQFNKPNLPNQVNQLQQPQTSWPPQQQQQQKVQSLMPTTLNPLQQQQQRQQQMPVLQNLSQPQQQQPQMPQQRAQQPQQQQQQPCQQTIMNNGAVSSNQIPNQCVQQPVTYSQLQQQQLLSGNMPPQQSFQSPNKNALLMTSLPQESQFQQQIDQQASLLQRQQQQTQLQSSPLQLLQQSMSQRAPQQPQMTQMSQQNSSEQQPQLQLLQKLQQQQQQQQQQQQQQQLLSTSSPLLQSQLLQQQNQQLPQLPLSQCHQPQQLGNNAFSMEKLFNGNNYSSSALMQTQQLPMNQSHNTQKSLTNTRAPSTLTDGDAPSCSTSPSTNNCQISPSNLIKRNQQVPTPLGGPSVVEPTNHLIQELHRKSEMQIKHELPGVRGPDQLKCKGTIADQMEASSGTSYSIDPNNIHQNFQLPSFCMDGDVQSHPRNNLPFASNLDGLTPDTLLSRGYDSQKDLQNLLSNYGGAPRDIETELSTAAISSQPFGVPDMPFKPGCSSDIAINDPGVLNNGLWASQTQRMRTYTKVQKCGSVGRCIDVTRYKGYDELRHDLARMFGIEGQLEDPQRTEWKLVYVDHENDILLVGDDPWEEFVSCVQSIKILSSAEVQQMSLDGDLGHVPVPNQACSGTDNGNAWRGQYDDNSAASFNR; translated from the exons GCTGATCCTGAAACTGATGAGGTCTATGCACAGATGACCCTTCAACCTGTTACTAAA TATGACAAGGAAGCAATATTGGCATCTGACATGGGTCTCAAACAAAACCAACAACCTACTGAGTTCTTTTGCAAAACTCTTACAGCTAGTGACACAAGCACTCATGGTGGATTCTCTGTGCCTCGCAGAGCTGCTGAGAAAATATTCCCACTTCTG GATTTTTCAATGCAACCTCCAGCTCAGGAGATTGTTGCCAAAGATTTGCATGACAGTACTTGGACATTTAGACATATTTATCGAG GACAACCAAAGAGGCATCTATTGACTACGGGTTGGAGTGTCTTTGTTAGCACAAAAAGGCTCTTTGCTGGAGATTCAGTTCTTTTTATCAG GGATGAAAAACAACAACTTCTTTTAGGTATTAAAAGAGCTAACAGACAGCAGCCAGCACTATCTTCATCAGTAATATCCAGTGACAGCATGCACATTGGCATTCTTGCTGCTGCAGCTCATGCTGCTTCAAATAACAGCCCATTTACTATTTTCTATAATCCAAG GGCCAGCCCCGCTGAATTTGTAATTCCATTGGCCAAGTATAATAAAGCTCTCTACAATCAAGTTTCCCTTGGAATGAGATTCAGAATGATGTTTGAGACCGAGGAGTCAGGGGTGCGCAGACATATGGGTACAATCACTGGGATCAGTGACTTGGATCCTGTCAGATGGAAGAGTTCACAGTGGCGCAATCTTCAG GTTGGATGGGATGAATCAACAGCTGGTGAGCGCCCAAGCAGAGTTTCAATTTGGGATATTGAACCAGTAGTGACTCCTTTCTACATTTGTCCTCCTCCATTTTTTAGGCCGAAGTTTCCCAAGCAGCCAGGAATGCCAG ATGATGATTCTGATATAGAAAATGCTTTCAAGAGAGCTATGCCCTGGCTTGGAGATGACATTGGAATGAAGGATGCCTCAAGTTCAATCTTCCCAGGTTTGAGTTTGGTGCAATGGATGAGCATGCAGCAGAATAATCAGTTCTCCGCTGCCCAATCTGGATTTATGCCCCCATCCATGCTTTCATCCAATACACTGCATGGTAACCTTCCCACTGATGATCCATCCAAATTATTGAACTTTCAAGCTCCTGTCCTCTCTGCACCAAATCTACAATTTAACAAACCTAACTTACCAAACCAAGTCAACCAATTGCAACAACCCCAAACATCATGGCCACCGCAGCAGCAACAACAGCAGAAGGTGCAGTCACTGATGCCAACAACCTTAAACCCGCTCCAACAGCagcaacagaggcaacaacagATGCCTGTACTGCAAAACCTGTCACAACCACAGCAACAACAGCCCCAAATGCCTCAACAGAGAGCACAACAGCCACAGCAACAGCAACAGCAGCCATGTCAACAGACCATCATGAATAATGGGGCAGTTTCTTCTAATCAGATTCCAAATCAGTGTGTGCAGCAACCAGTGACATACTCCCAGCTTCAGCAACAGCAATTACTCTCAGGAAATATGCCACCCCAACAAAGTTTTCAATCACCCAATAAGAATGCATTGCTGATGACATCCTTACCGCAAGAATCTCAGTTTCAACAGCAAATAGACCAGCAAGCTAGTCTCTTACAGAGGCAGCAGCAACAGACACAGTTGCAATCATCTCCGTTGCAGTTATTGCAACAAAGCATGTCACAGAGGGCACCACAGCAACCACAAATGACACAAATGTCACAGCAAAACAGCTCAGAGCAACAACCACAGTTGCAGTTGCTACAGAAATTGCAGCAGCAACAACAGCAGCAAcagcaacaacagcaacaacaacaactccTTTCCACTTCTAGCCCACTTTTGCAGTCTCAGCTTCTACAGCAACAAAACCAGCAATTACCGCAGCTGCCTCTATCACAGTGTCATCAGCCTCAACAGCTTGGCAACAATGCTTTCTCAATGGAGAAGCTTTTCAATGGCAACAACTACTCTTCTTCGGCTTTGATGCAAACACAGCAGCTTCCTATGAACCAATCCCATAATACACAGAAATCATTAACTAATACTAGAGCTCCTTCAACACTTACAGATGGAGATGCCCCATCATGCTCAACTTCACCGTCTACTAATAATTGTCAGATATCtccttcaaatctgattaaaagaAATCAACAGGTACCAACCCCATTAGGAGGACCTTCGGTAGTTGAACCAACCAATCATTTGATACAGGAGCTTCATAGAAAGTCTGAGATGCAGATCAAACACGAATTACCCGGTGTAAGAGGACCTGACCAGCTGAAGTGCAAAGGGACAATTGCAGATCAGATGGAAGCTTCTTCTGGAACATCTTACTCTATTGATCCTAATAATATCCACCAGAACTTCCAACTTCCCAGTTTCTGCATGGACGGTGATGTCCAATCACACCCAAGAAATAATCTTCCATTTGCCTCTAATCTTGATGGATTAACACCTGATACTTTGCTCTCAAGAGGGTATGATTCTCAAAAAGATCTTCAAAACTTGCTGTCCAATTATGGTGGTGCTCCAAGAGACATTGAAACCGAGCTGTCCACTGCTGCCATTAGTTCACAGCCATTTGGGGTGCCAGACATGCCTTTTAAGCCTGGATGCTCCAGTGACATTGCAATCAATGATCCTGGGGTTTTGAATAATGGCTTGTGGGCTAGTCAGACTCAAAGAATGAGAACATATACTAAG gTTCAAAAATGTGGCTCTGTTGGAAGATGCATTGATGTCACCCGTTACAAGGGATATGATGAACTCCGGCATGATTTGGCTAGGATGTTTGGAATTGAAGGGCAGCTAGAAGATCCTCAAAGGACAGAGTGGAAACTAGTCTACGTAGATCATGAAAACGACATTCTTCTTGTTGGTGATGACCCTTGGGA AGAATTTGTAAGCTGTGTCCAGAGCATAAAGATATTGTCATCTGCTGAGGTACAGCAAATGAGCTTAGATGGAGATTTAGGACATGTTCCTGTCCCCAATCAAGCTTGTAGTGGGACAGATAATGGCAATGCATGGAGGGGACAGTATGATGATAACTCTGCAGCCTCGTTTAACCGATAA
- the LOC114164703 gene encoding 20 kDa chaperonin, chloroplastic-like — MASTQLTAIASSVSTTSFERLRPSAFQMGRVRIGNLPQRSFRGLVVKAATVVAPKYTAIKPLGDRVLIKIKEAEEKTQGGILLPSTAQTKPQGGEVVAVGEGKTVGKSKVDVSVKTGAQVVYSKYAGTEVEFNGTKHLILKDDDIVGILETDEIKDLKPLNDRVLIKVAEAEEKTAGGLLLTEATKEKPSIGTVIAVGPGLLDDEGNRKPLSVTPGNTVLYSKYAGNDFKGKDGEYITLRVSDVMAVLS; from the exons ATGGCCAGCACTCAGCTCACAGCAATAGCGTCATCAGTGTCGACGACGTCGTTTGAAAGGCTTCGGCCTTCGGCATTTCAGATGGGCCGTGTGAGGATTGGGAATCTTCCCCAGAGGTCCTTCAGGGGGTTGGTTGTCAAAGCTGCTACTGTTGTGGCCCCAAag TACACCGCAATTAAGCCTCTGGGTGACAGAGTACTGATAAAAATTAAGGAAGCAGAGGAGAAAACTCAAGGTGGGATTTTGCTTCCCTCAACCGCTCAAACTAAGCCTCAAGGGGGTGAGGTGGTTGCTGTTGGTGAAGGAAAGACAGTTGGGAAGTCAAAAGTAGATGTTAGTGTGAAG ACTGGAGCGCAAGTTGTGTATTCTAAATACGCTGGTACTGAGGTAGAATTCAATGGTACAAAGCATCTTATTTTGAAGGATGATGACATTGTTGGTATCCTTGAAACTGATGAGATCAAGGATCTTAAACCCTTGAATGATAGAGTCCTCATAAAG GTTGCTGAAGCCGAGGAAAAAACTGCTGGTGGTTTGTTACTTACTGAGGCAACCAAGGAGAAACCTTCTATTGGAACA GTGATAGCAGTTGGTCCAGGGCTTTTGGACGATGAAGGCAACAGAAAACCATTGTCCGTGACTCCGGGGAACACGGTTTTGTACTCCAAATATGCTGGAAATGATTTCAAGGGCAAAGACGGTGAATATATTACCTTGAGGGTCTCAGATGTCATGGCCGTCCTCTCCTAG